Genomic segment of bacterium:
CGCGCCGAGGTTGATCATCCAGTAGTAGATGCCGAAGCCGATCGCCGAGGTTTTCTCGTCGGTCGTCCGCGCCAGCGTGCCGGAGATGATCGGCTTGAACAGCCCCGCGCCGAGCGCCATCAGCAGCAGGAAGACGAAGACCACGCCGTACGACGACGCGCCGCCCGCGGCGAAGTACCCCGCGGCGAGCAGCGAGAAGGCGACGAGGAGCATCCGCCGGTAGCCGTAGCGGTCGGCGAGCGCGCCGCCGAGGATCGGCACGACGTAGACCGCGGCGTAGACGACCGACTGCAGGAAGCCGACCGCCTGGACGTCGAACTTCAGCTCCGAGACGAGGTAGACGCCGAGGACCGAGTTGAGGCCGTAGTAGGCGGCCCGCTCGAACAGCTCCATCACGTTGGCGAGCCAGAAGACGCGCGGGAAGTCGCGGAGCCGGACGGAGGGCATGCGGGTCCTTTCCTCGGATGGCGGGCCGCCCATTCTACCCGGGCGCGCTGCTACAATCGCCGCCCATGAACGAACCTGTCGAAGCGCCCCCCGTCGCCGGCCTTCCCGAAAACGCCCATCGCCCGCTCCGCTCGGGCGAGACCTACGAGCCGGTCGTCCCCGCCGCGGCCGCGCCGCCGGAGTTCACGCGGCGCGCCCTCTTCCTCGGCCTCGGGATGACGGTCCTCTTCTCCGCCGCCGCGGCGTACATCGCGCTCAAGCTCGGCCAGGGGATCGAGACGGCGATCCCGATCGCCATTCTCGCGGTCGGCTACTCGGCGCTGGTCCGCCGTCCTTCGACGCTGCTGGAGAACCTGCAGGTCGTGGCCCTCGGCGCGACGGCGGGGATCGTCGTCGGCGGTTCGGTCTTCGTCATGCCGGCCTTCTTCCTGCTCGACCTCGACCAGCGGACCGGCTTCGCCCAGATCTTCCTCGTGCCGTTCCTCGGCGCCACGCTCGGCGTGCTCTTCCTCATTCCGTTCCGGCGGTACTTCGTCGCCGACATGCACGGCAAGCTGCCGTTCCCCGAGGCGACCGCCTCGACCGAGGTCCTCGTCGCCGGCGAGCGGGGCGGCGAGTCGGCGCGCGTGCTGCTGGCGGCGCTCGGCGGCGGCTTCGCGCTCGACTACCTCGCGCTCGGCTTCAAGACCTGGACCGACAACTTCACCAGCGCCCTGCTCCCGCTCGGCGACGCGCTGGCCCGCAAGGTCAAGGCGGTCTTCACGCTCAACACCTCCGCGGCGGTGCTCGGCCTCGGCTACATCGTCGGCGTCCGCTACGCCTCGATCATCTGCGCCGGCTCGTTCCTCTCCTACCTCGTCCTCGTGCCGCTGGTGGCGCGGATCGGCGGGCAGGTCGCCGGGCCGCTCTTCCCCGGCCTGCCGGCGGTCGCCGACCTCGACGCGGCCGGCATCTTCACCAACTACGTCCGGCCGATCGGCATCGGCGGGATCTTCGCCGCCGGCCTGATCTCGATCGGCAAGATGAGCCCGGTGATCGTGGAGGCGATCCGCCAGGTCTTCGGCCAGATCCGCAAGCGGGGCGCGGAGCGGGCGGGCGAAGAGAAGCCGCGCACCGACCGCGACGTGCCGATGACGACGGTCGCGCTGCTGATCCTCGCCACCGCGGCGGCGATCGGCCTCTACTTCCGCTTCGGCGTCCTCGGCGGCCAACCCGCGGCGGGACTCAAGACGCTCGTCGCGCTGGCGCTGACGCTCGGGATCACCTTCCTCTTCGCCTCGGTCTCCGCGTGGGCGGTGGCGATGATCTCCACCACGCCGATCTCGGGCATGACGATCACGACGCTGATCGTCTCCGCCGTGACCCTCGCCGGGATCGGCCTCTCCGGCCCCGACGGCTCGGTCGCGCTGCTGCTGATCGGCGGCGTCGTCTGCACCGCCCTCTCGATGACCGGCTCGATGGCCACGCTGATGAAGATGGGCTACTGGCTCGGCGGCACGCCGAAGCGGATCCAGGCCTCGCTGATCCTCGGCTCGGCCCTCGCCTCGATGACCGTGACGGCGGTGATCATCCTCTTCGCGCACACCAAGGGCTACGTCGTCGGCCCCGGCCACCCCGAGCCGATGCCGGCGCCGCAGGCGAACGCGATGGCCGCGGTCGTCCGCTCCGTGATGGCCTCGGCCGGCGCGCCGTGGTTCCTCTACGGACTCGGCGCCGTGATCGCGGTGATCGTGGAGATGGTCGGCGTCTCGGCGCTGGCCTTCGCCCTCGGGATGTACCTGCCGCTCGAACTGAACACGCCGATCCTCGGCGGCGCGCTCGTCGGCTGGTTCATCCAGCGCAGCGCGAAGGGGAACGAGCGGCTGGAGAAGGCGCGCAACGACCGCGGCACGCTCGTCGCCTCGGGCTTGATCGCCGGCGGCGCCTTGGCCGGCGTCCTCGACGGCGTCGTCGCCGGCGTCGAGCAGACGTTCCACCTCGAGTGGTTCGACGGCCACATGCTGCCGCACCTGCCGTGGAACGCCGAGACCGCGAACATCCTCGGCCTCGTCGTCTTCCTCGCCCTCGCCTACATCGTCTACCGCGACGCGCGCCGCGTCCGCGCCTGAGGCGGGACGCGCGCCGGGACTAGACGATCCCGACGCCGCCGCGCGCCGAGACTAGACGATGCGCACGCCGCCGCGCGCCGCGGCGACGACCGGGCCGGGCGCCTGCTCCATCACCGCGAACTCCTCCGGCGTGAGGCAGAGCGGACGGACCGGCGAAACGGCCGCGAGCGCGGCGCGGAGCAGCGCGTTCCGCTCCCGCACAGGCACGCCGCGGAACGCCTCCGCGACGAGCAGCAGCCCCGGCGGACTCGTCCCGATCGCCGCCGGGCGGTCGGGCGGGTCGAAGAGGATCGCCGCGCGCGGATGGAACCGTTCGACGAGCAGCGGCGCCAGTTCGCGCCGCGCCCACTGCACCACCGGATGAAGTTCGTCGAGCATCGACAGATCGTACCCGCCCCGGCGCGCCGAGGCTTGCGTTCCGCGACGCGGGCGCCGCTCTCCGCCGGCCTCGACCGGCGGCGGCCTGCCGTCCGCGACGCGGAACGCCGCCTTCCCCGGCCGCGGCCGGCTACGGCTTGTAGTCCACGACGCGGACCACGATCTCCCCGGCGTCGGGCGGCACGTCCTCGAGCTCGATCCGGAAGGCGCCGGTCTGCCCGGGGACGAGCCGCGGCGGCGCCAAGCGCGCGGTCGCGGTGGCGACGACGGCCCCCGACGGATCGCGCGCCTCGGCGGCGACGTCGATCTCGCCCAGCGGAACCGGCCCGCGGTTGCGCAGCACGCCGCGCACGACGACCGCGGCGCCGTTCCGCTCGACCCGCTTCGACTCCACCGCCAGCAGGCGCGGCAGGCCGCGCTCGCGCAACGCGGCGAGCGTCATCGGTTCCCAATGGGCGAGCGAGAGCGCGGTCAGCGCCTCGCGGTCCGCCTCCTCGCCGCGCCCCGCCGCGTCGAGCAGGAAGGCGCGCAGCGCGTGGTAGTCCGGAACCGCCGCGACCCCCGGATCGGCCAGCGCGCGGCCGATCTCGGCCAGCGCCTCGTCGGTCTTCCCCGCCCGC
This window contains:
- a CDS encoding oligopeptide transporter, OPT family, producing MNEPVEAPPVAGLPENAHRPLRSGETYEPVVPAAAAPPEFTRRALFLGLGMTVLFSAAAAYIALKLGQGIETAIPIAILAVGYSALVRRPSTLLENLQVVALGATAGIVVGGSVFVMPAFFLLDLDQRTGFAQIFLVPFLGATLGVLFLIPFRRYFVADMHGKLPFPEATASTEVLVAGERGGESARVLLAALGGGFALDYLALGFKTWTDNFTSALLPLGDALARKVKAVFTLNTSAAVLGLGYIVGVRYASIICAGSFLSYLVLVPLVARIGGQVAGPLFPGLPAVADLDAAGIFTNYVRPIGIGGIFAAGLISIGKMSPVIVEAIRQVFGQIRKRGAERAGEEKPRTDRDVPMTTVALLILATAAAIGLYFRFGVLGGQPAAGLKTLVALALTLGITFLFASVSAWAVAMISTTPISGMTITTLIVSAVTLAGIGLSGPDGSVALLLIGGVVCTALSMTGSMATLMKMGYWLGGTPKRIQASLILGSALASMTVTAVIILFAHTKGYVVGPGHPEPMPAPQANAMAAVVRSVMASAGAPWFLYGLGAVIAVIVEMVGVSALAFALGMYLPLELNTPILGGALVGWFIQRSAKGNERLEKARNDRGTLVASGLIAGGALAGVLDGVVAGVEQTFHLEWFDGHMLPHLPWNAETANILGLVVFLALAYIVYRDARRVRA
- a CDS encoding MFS transporter, producing the protein MPSVRLRDFPRVFWLANVMELFERAAYYGLNSVLGVYLVSELKFDVQAVGFLQSVVYAAVYVVPILGGALADRYGYRRMLLVAFSLLAAGYFAAGGASSYGVVFVFLLLMALGAGLFKPIISGTLARTTDEKTSAIGFGIYYWMINLGA